A section of the Streptomyces sp. SCL15-4 genome encodes:
- the selD gene encoding selenide, water dikinase SelD codes for MTATPAREAPVRLTRFARGGGCACKIPPGELEAIVAGLTAPALAGGDTPLLVGLATGDDAAVVSHRGTAIVCTADFFTPVVDDPYDWGRIAAANALSDVYAMGGRPVLAVNLLAWPRDRLPFDLAREVLRGGLDTATEAGCHVGGGHSVDDPEPKYGMAVTGVADPGRLLRNDAGRPGLPLSLTKPLGTGVLNNRHKATGEYFGHAVATMAALNREAAEAALAAGARCATDVTGFGLLGHLHKLARASGVTAVLDTAAVPYLEGARQAVRDGYVSGGTRRNLEWVAPHTDFGDTDADTRLLLADAQTSGGLLVAGEVPGAPVVGELVARGAHSLVLR; via the coding sequence ATGACAGCGACACCGGCCCGCGAGGCGCCCGTACGGCTCACCCGGTTCGCCCGCGGCGGCGGCTGCGCCTGCAAGATCCCGCCCGGCGAACTGGAGGCGATCGTGGCCGGCCTGACCGCGCCCGCGCTCGCCGGCGGCGACACCCCGCTGCTCGTCGGCCTCGCCACCGGCGACGACGCGGCCGTGGTCAGCCACCGGGGCACCGCGATCGTGTGCACGGCCGACTTCTTCACCCCGGTCGTGGACGACCCTTACGACTGGGGCCGGATCGCCGCCGCCAACGCCCTGTCCGACGTGTACGCGATGGGCGGCCGGCCGGTGCTCGCCGTCAACCTGCTCGCCTGGCCGCGCGACCGGCTCCCCTTCGACCTCGCCCGCGAGGTGCTGCGCGGCGGGCTCGACACCGCCACCGAGGCGGGCTGCCATGTCGGCGGCGGACACAGCGTCGACGACCCCGAGCCGAAGTACGGCATGGCCGTCACCGGTGTCGCCGACCCCGGGCGGCTGCTGCGCAACGACGCCGGGCGGCCCGGGCTGCCGCTGTCCCTGACCAAACCGCTCGGCACCGGCGTCCTGAACAACCGGCACAAGGCCACCGGCGAGTACTTCGGGCACGCCGTCGCCACGATGGCCGCGCTCAACCGCGAGGCCGCCGAGGCCGCGCTCGCCGCCGGCGCCCGGTGCGCCACGGACGTCACCGGGTTCGGTCTCCTCGGCCACCTGCACAAACTCGCCCGTGCCTCCGGGGTGACCGCCGTGCTCGACACCGCCGCCGTGCCGTATCTGGAGGGCGCCCGCCAGGCCGTACGGGACGGGTACGTCAGCGGCGGCACCCGGCGCAACCTGGAGTGGGTCGCGCCGCACACCGACTTCGGCGACACCGACGCCGACACCCGGCTGCTGCTCGCCGACGCGCAGACCTCCGGCGGGCTGCTCGTCGCCGGAGAGGTGCCCGGCGCGCCGGTGGTGGGGGAGCTGGTGGCGCGCGGCGCGCACTCCCTGGTGCTCCGGTAG
- the fdh gene encoding formate dehydrogenase translates to MGVRTWIDSWPVYRQLTGTDPLGRGAAAKSAASARLTPRVATADRVVKSVCPYCAVGCGQDVYVQDGRVTQIEGDPDSPVSRGRLCPKGAASLQLTTGGAREHHVLYRRPYGTGWERLGLDTAMDMIADRVIAARRAGWQWEADGARTRRTLGIASLGGATLDNEENYLLKKLFTALGAIQIENQARVUHSSTVPGLGTSFGRGGATTFQQDLQNADCVVIQGSNMAECHPVGFQWVMEAKARGAKVIHVDPRFTRTSALADLHVPLRAGTDIAFLGGIVHHVLENEKYFRDYVVAYTNAPVILREDFRDTEDLAGVFSGLDDDSRTYDNASWQYEGTETRAASGERDREYDERARDDASVTEAARGESHGSGGPVIDESEPERDETLSHPRCVFQVLRRHYARYTPELVEQICGVPRELFRQVCELVTENSGRDRTTAFAYAVGWTQHTVGVQNIRAASVLQLLLGNIGRPGGGILALRGHASIQGSTDIPTLFNLLPGYIPMPHAHQHQDLEGFVAAEAAHKGYWGNMRAYLVSLLKAYWGDAASEENDFCFDYLPRLTGSHSTYETTMAQLDGVCKGYFLLGENPAVGNAGSKLMRLGMACLDWLVVRDFSLIESATWWRDGPETETGELRTEDIRTEVFFLPAAAHTEKDGSFTNTQRLLQWHHQAVEPPGEARSDLWFAYHLGRIIRQKLAGSADPMDRPVRDLAWDYPTKGPHAEPDAEAVLAEINGRDAGGTPLASYEELKDDGSTACGCWIYCGVYADGVNQAARRRPGREQDWVAAEWAWAWPANRRILYNRASADPEGRPWSERKALVWWDAERGRWTGHDVPDFEKDKAPNHVPPEDATGPDALSGTDPFIMQADGKAWLYVPSGLTDGPLPAHYEPQDSPVPNLLHDRQRNPVRQLLPPHPDNRYQPSGGSPGSSVFPYVATTYRLTEHHTAGGMSRWQPYLAELQPEFFCEVSPELAAERGLEHTGWATVVSARGVIEARVLVTDRMIPLTVRGRPLHQVGLPYHWGPNGYSTGDAANELLHLSLDPNTHIQETKAFAVDIRPGRRPRGEAALALVRAYRIRAGIDEHTGTEP, encoded by the coding sequence GTGGGCGTACGCACCTGGATCGACTCCTGGCCGGTCTACCGGCAGCTCACGGGCACGGATCCGCTGGGCCGCGGGGCCGCAGCCAAGAGCGCGGCGAGCGCCCGGCTGACGCCCCGGGTGGCCACGGCCGACCGGGTGGTGAAGTCCGTCTGCCCGTACTGCGCGGTGGGCTGCGGCCAGGACGTGTACGTCCAGGACGGCCGGGTCACCCAGATCGAGGGCGACCCCGACTCCCCCGTGTCCCGGGGCCGGCTGTGCCCCAAGGGCGCGGCCAGCCTCCAGCTGACCACCGGGGGCGCCCGCGAGCACCACGTCCTCTACCGGCGTCCGTACGGCACCGGGTGGGAGCGACTGGGCCTGGACACGGCGATGGACATGATCGCCGACCGGGTGATCGCGGCGCGCCGGGCCGGCTGGCAGTGGGAGGCCGACGGGGCCCGCACCCGGCGCACCCTCGGCATCGCGAGCCTCGGCGGTGCCACGCTCGACAACGAGGAGAACTACCTGCTGAAGAAGCTGTTCACCGCGCTCGGAGCGATCCAGATCGAGAACCAGGCGCGCGTTTGACACTCCTCCACCGTTCCCGGTCTGGGAACCTCGTTCGGCCGCGGCGGCGCGACCACCTTCCAGCAGGACCTGCAGAACGCGGACTGCGTGGTGATCCAGGGCTCGAACATGGCCGAGTGCCATCCGGTCGGGTTCCAGTGGGTGATGGAGGCCAAGGCCCGCGGCGCGAAGGTGATCCACGTCGACCCGCGGTTCACCCGCACCAGCGCGCTCGCCGACCTGCACGTACCGCTGCGCGCGGGCACGGACATCGCCTTCCTCGGCGGGATCGTCCACCACGTCCTGGAGAACGAGAAGTACTTCCGCGACTACGTGGTGGCGTACACCAACGCGCCCGTGATCCTGCGGGAGGACTTCCGGGACACCGAGGACCTGGCCGGTGTCTTCTCCGGCCTGGACGACGACAGCCGCACGTATGACAACGCCAGTTGGCAGTACGAGGGCACCGAGACCCGGGCGGCCTCCGGCGAGCGCGACCGGGAGTACGACGAGCGCGCCCGGGACGACGCGTCCGTGACCGAGGCCGCGCGCGGCGAGTCCCACGGCTCCGGCGGCCCGGTGATCGACGAGAGCGAGCCGGAACGGGACGAGACGCTGTCCCACCCGCGCTGTGTCTTCCAGGTGCTCAGGCGGCACTACGCCCGCTACACCCCGGAGCTGGTCGAACAGATCTGCGGCGTGCCGCGGGAGCTGTTCCGGCAGGTGTGCGAGCTGGTCACGGAGAACTCCGGACGCGACCGGACGACGGCGTTCGCCTACGCGGTCGGCTGGACACAGCACACGGTGGGCGTGCAGAACATCCGGGCGGCCTCCGTCCTGCAACTGCTGCTGGGCAACATCGGCCGGCCGGGCGGCGGCATCCTGGCACTGCGCGGGCACGCCTCCATCCAAGGCTCCACGGACATCCCGACCCTGTTCAACCTGCTGCCGGGCTACATCCCGATGCCGCACGCGCACCAGCACCAGGACCTGGAGGGGTTCGTCGCCGCCGAGGCCGCGCACAAGGGCTACTGGGGCAACATGCGCGCCTATCTGGTGAGCCTGCTCAAGGCGTACTGGGGTGACGCGGCGAGCGAGGAGAACGACTTCTGCTTCGACTACCTGCCCCGGCTGACCGGCTCCCACTCGACGTACGAGACGACGATGGCGCAGCTGGACGGCGTCTGCAAAGGCTACTTCCTGCTCGGTGAGAACCCGGCGGTGGGCAACGCCGGCTCCAAGCTGATGCGGCTCGGCATGGCCTGCCTGGACTGGCTGGTGGTCCGGGACTTCTCGCTGATCGAGTCGGCGACCTGGTGGCGCGACGGGCCGGAGACCGAGACCGGCGAGCTGCGCACCGAGGACATCCGCACCGAGGTGTTCTTCCTGCCGGCCGCCGCGCACACCGAGAAGGACGGCAGCTTCACCAACACGCAGCGGCTGTTGCAGTGGCACCACCAGGCGGTCGAGCCGCCCGGCGAGGCGCGCAGCGACCTGTGGTTCGCCTACCACCTGGGCCGGATCATCCGGCAGAAGCTCGCCGGGTCCGCCGACCCGATGGACCGGCCGGTACGGGACCTGGCCTGGGACTACCCGACGAAGGGTCCGCACGCCGAACCGGACGCGGAGGCGGTCCTCGCCGAGATCAACGGGCGGGACGCCGGCGGCACTCCGCTCGCCTCGTACGAGGAGCTGAAGGACGACGGCTCGACGGCGTGCGGCTGCTGGATCTACTGCGGGGTCTACGCCGACGGCGTCAACCAGGCGGCCCGCCGCAGACCGGGCCGGGAGCAGGACTGGGTGGCGGCCGAGTGGGCGTGGGCCTGGCCGGCCAACCGGCGGATCCTGTACAACCGTGCCTCCGCCGACCCCGAGGGCCGGCCGTGGAGCGAACGCAAGGCGCTGGTGTGGTGGGACGCGGAGCGCGGCCGGTGGACGGGACACGACGTCCCCGACTTCGAGAAGGACAAGGCACCGAACCACGTGCCGCCCGAGGACGCGACCGGCCCGGACGCCCTGTCCGGCACGGACCCGTTCATCATGCAGGCCGACGGCAAGGCCTGGCTGTACGTCCCCTCCGGGCTCACGGACGGGCCGCTGCCGGCGCACTACGAACCGCAGGACTCTCCCGTGCCGAACCTCCTGCACGACCGGCAGCGCAACCCGGTACGGCAGTTGCTGCCGCCGCACCCGGACAACCGCTACCAGCCGAGCGGCGGCTCCCCCGGCTCCTCGGTGTTCCCGTACGTGGCCACCACCTACCGGCTCACCGAACACCACACGGCGGGCGGGATGTCCCGCTGGCAGCCGTATCTCGCCGAGCTGCAACCGGAGTTCTTCTGCGAGGTCTCCCCGGAGCTGGCCGCCGAGCGGGGCCTGGAGCACACCGGCTGGGCCACGGTCGTCAGCGCCCGGGGCGTGATCGAGGCACGGGTGCTGGTCACCGACCGGATGATCCCGCTGACCGTGCGCGGACGCCCGCTGCACCAGGTGGGCCTGCCCTACCACTGGGGCCCGAACGGCTACAGCACCGGGGACGCGGCGAACGAACTGCTCCATCTGTCCCTGGACCCCAACACGCACATCCAGGAGACGAAGGCGTTCGCCGTCGACATCCGCCCGGGACGGCGGCCGAGGGGCGAGGCGGCGCTGGCGCTGGTGCGGGCGTACCGGATCCGGGCGGGCATCGACGAGCACACCGGGACCGAGCCGTGA
- a CDS encoding HD domain-containing protein — MTEAHTDGRDITRRTALRRGAGVAAAGAAAAFAGPPAAAHARPGPAAALPATVAGVRIPDGELARRSVAFARQVSSPSLFQHVLRSYVFGALVFDRQGVRYDRELAFVAAVLHDLGLVEAYQTPAERFEVDGADAARRFLERLRVPAERVDVVWDAIALHTSMGIATRKRPEIALVAVGSGLDFTGNGLERIPSDAVADVLEAFPRLEFKKAALDTVLSLCRTKPMGELMHPFAEVGRRHLPGFPVPTVEDLLMAAPFAE, encoded by the coding sequence ATGACCGAGGCACACACCGACGGACGCGACATCACCCGGCGCACGGCGCTTCGGCGGGGGGCCGGGGTCGCGGCGGCCGGCGCGGCGGCCGCGTTCGCCGGTCCGCCCGCCGCCGCCCACGCCCGGCCGGGCCCGGCCGCCGCGCTGCCCGCGACGGTGGCCGGCGTCCGCATCCCCGACGGCGAACTGGCCCGGCGCAGCGTGGCCTTCGCGCGCCAGGTCAGCTCCCCGTCGCTCTTCCAGCACGTCCTGCGCAGCTATGTCTTCGGCGCGCTGGTGTTCGACCGGCAGGGGGTGCGCTACGACCGGGAACTGGCGTTCGTCGCCGCCGTGCTGCACGACTTGGGCCTGGTGGAGGCGTACCAGACGCCGGCCGAGCGGTTCGAGGTCGACGGCGCCGACGCCGCGCGCCGCTTCCTGGAGCGGCTGCGGGTGCCGGCGGAGCGGGTGGACGTGGTCTGGGACGCGATCGCCCTGCACACCAGCATGGGCATCGCGACGCGCAAGAGGCCGGAGATCGCCCTGGTCGCCGTGGGGTCCGGACTCGACTTCACGGGCAACGGGCTGGAGCGGATCCCGTCCGACGCCGTGGCGGACGTGCTGGAGGCGTTTCCCCGGCTGGAGTTCAAGAAGGCCGCGCTGGACACGGTGCTGTCGCTGTGCCGCACCAAGCCCATGGGGGAGCTGATGCATCCCTTCGCCGAGGTCGGCCGCCGTCACCTGCCCGGCTTCCCGGTGCCCACCGTGGAGGACCTGCTGATGGCCGCGCCCTTCGCGGAGTGA
- the nrfD gene encoding NrfD/PsrC family molybdoenzyme membrane anchor subunit encodes MSESDVTRDGVRGARPGREAVPGVPAGRGRRGERPVVPEAEFASYYGMPVLAEPPWKPLDIAGYLYLGGLAGASSLLAAGARLTGRPGLAAPAHTAAAAAVSLSLAALVHDLGRPARFLNMLRVCKPTSPMSVGSWLLAAYAPLALTAAAADVAGRYRLPGRAATAASAVLGPAVATYTAVLLSDTAVPSWHEGYRELPFVFAGSAAGTASGLALAAAPAAEAGPARRFAVLGAVLELGALHTMKRRMGLAAKPFGQGRAGLLVRASELLTAGGAVLAACSARDRHLAAAAGAALLAGSAALRFGVFHAGVASAADPAYTVLPQRERLEATRPGS; translated from the coding sequence ATGAGCGAGTCGGATGTCACCCGGGACGGGGTCCGGGGTGCGCGGCCGGGCCGGGAGGCGGTGCCCGGTGTCCCGGCGGGCCGCGGCCGGCGGGGCGAGCGGCCGGTGGTGCCGGAGGCGGAGTTCGCGTCGTACTACGGCATGCCCGTGCTCGCCGAGCCCCCGTGGAAGCCGCTGGACATCGCCGGGTACCTGTACCTCGGCGGGCTGGCCGGCGCGTCCTCGCTGCTGGCGGCCGGGGCCCGGCTGACCGGCCGGCCGGGGCTCGCCGCACCGGCGCACACGGCCGCGGCGGCGGCGGTCTCGCTGTCGCTGGCGGCGCTGGTGCACGACCTCGGGCGGCCGGCCCGGTTCCTGAACATGCTGCGGGTGTGCAAGCCCACCTCCCCGATGAGCGTGGGCTCGTGGCTGCTGGCGGCGTACGCGCCGCTGGCGCTGACCGCGGCGGCCGCGGACGTCGCGGGCCGGTACCGGCTGCCGGGCCGGGCCGCCACGGCGGCCTCCGCCGTCCTCGGCCCGGCCGTGGCGACCTACACGGCGGTGCTGCTCTCGGACACGGCGGTGCCGTCCTGGCACGAGGGCTACCGGGAACTGCCGTTCGTCTTCGCGGGCTCGGCGGCCGGCACCGCGTCCGGTCTGGCGCTGGCCGCTGCGCCGGCCGCCGAGGCCGGTCCCGCGCGCCGGTTCGCCGTCCTCGGAGCCGTCCTGGAACTGGGCGCCCTGCACACGATGAAGCGGCGCATGGGCCTGGCCGCGAAGCCCTTCGGGCAGGGCCGGGCGGGGCTGCTGGTGCGGGCCTCGGAGCTGCTGACGGCGGGCGGCGCGGTCCTCGCCGCGTGCTCCGCGCGGGACCGGCACCTCGCGGCGGCGGCCGGAGCCGCGCTGCTGGCGGGCTCGGCGGCCCTGCGCTTCGGCGTGTTCCACGCCGGGGTGGCGTCCGCGGCGGACCCCGCCTACACGGTCCTGCCGCAGCGCGAGCGCCTGGAGGCGACTCGGCCCGGTTCCTGA